The Clostridiales bacterium genome includes a region encoding these proteins:
- a CDS encoding ABC transporter ATP-binding protein, whose product MSYIQTIDLKKTYGRAAGAVNAVAGVNIRIEKGEFTAVIGASGSGKSTLLHLLGGLDKPTAGKVMVDGENIYDLSLSELCVYRRRHFGFVFQFFNLVPILTVEENIMLPVLMDGKKPDRNHLERLIDALGLEDKRHTLPSKLSGGQQQRVAIARALAAKPSIVYADEPTGSLDSKTGEDILQVLQNMADEFKQTMVIVTHDPRVASKCRRIIEMSDGTIVSDTGGGADEN is encoded by the coding sequence GTGAGTTACATACAGACGATTGATCTTAAAAAGACATACGGACGAGCGGCCGGTGCGGTTAACGCAGTGGCGGGCGTAAATATCAGGATTGAAAAAGGGGAATTCACGGCAGTTATAGGCGCGTCGGGATCTGGAAAATCAACGCTGCTTCATCTTTTAGGCGGCCTCGATAAGCCGACAGCAGGCAAAGTCATGGTAGATGGTGAAAATATCTATGACCTTTCGCTCTCGGAACTTTGTGTTTACAGACGCAGGCATTTCGGATTTGTATTTCAGTTTTTCAATCTGGTTCCCATATTGACAGTTGAGGAAAATATAATGCTTCCAGTGCTGATGGATGGTAAAAAGCCCGACCGCAATCATTTGGAGCGGCTGATAGACGCACTGGGACTGGAGGACAAGCGCCATACCCTGCCATCCAAACTGTCGGGCGGACAGCAGCAGCGTGTAGCCATTGCACGGGCTCTGGCCGCCAAACCATCCATCGTATATGCCGACGAACCGACAGGCAGCCTCGACAGCAAAACGGGAGAGGATATACTTCAAGTGCTGCAGAATATGGCGGATGAATTCAAGCAGACGATGGTGATTGTAACACATGATCCGCGTGTCGCATCCAAATGCCGGAGAATCATAGAGATGTCCGACGGCACTATCGTAAGCGATACAGGAGGCGGAGCCGATGAGAATTGA